The Haloferax volcanii DS2 DNA segment ACCATCGCGGCGCGCTCTATCGGCATCGCCCGCGCCGCCCTCGACGACGCCGTGACGTACGCCGGCGAGCGCGAGCAGTTCGACCAGCCCATCGGGGACTTTCAGGCCATCAAACACGAACTCGCTGACATGGACACGAAGGTGCAGGCCGCGACGCTCCTCATGCACAAGGCCGCAGACCTGAAGATGCGCGACGAGACGTTCATCAAGGAGGCCGCGCAGGCGAAGCTCTACGCCAGCGAAATCAGCCGCGAGGTGGCCAACGAGGGCATCCAGATTCACGGCGGCTACGGCTACACCAAGGACTTCGCCGCCGAGCGCTACTACCGCGACGCGAAGCTCAACGAGATTTACGAGGGGACGAGCGAGATTCTCCGCAACACCATCGGCGACTGGCTCCAGAAGTAACGTCAGTCGACGACCGATTCGTTCGTCCCCTTCGCGTCCTCCGCGCCCCGCGCCCCGTTTGCGACTCGCTCCGCGAGCCACGCGTGGTACGACTCGACCCGCTCTGCGCCCGTGTCGGTGAGGCCGTACACGTCGTGGATGCCCTCGGTCCGCCGTCGGAGGTGGCCCGCCTCCACGAGCGCGTCGAGCGTCCCGTAGAACGACTGCGGGTCGATTCGGAGGTCGTAGTAGCGTTCCAACCGGGTCTTCAGCTTCTGCCCGCGGAGTTCGCCCGCGTCGTAGAGGACGGCACACAGGTCGCGCCGACGGCCGCTCTGAAACCACATGGCTCCCGTCTCGTGGGAGAGACACACGTCACTTTCGTTCCGCCGGCCCGCCGGTCTGCTCCGTCACGTCCAGCCACGCTCTCCCACGCCAGTCCGCCGGAACCGATAGTTTAGACAGCCCGTGCTCCCTAGCGCCTCGCATGACCGACGCAACCGCAGAGGAGAACGGCGTCACCGCGCGGTACTACGTCACCGACGCCGAGCGCGTCCTCGAATTCGACCGCGACGGCCGAACCGCCGCCGTGGCCCAGAACATCGACGGCTACGCGATGTTGAAGGTCCGCCCGACCGCCGAGGGCGACGAACTCGAACGCTACTACGGCTTCGACATGGCGCTGGACCACGCCGCGGAACTCCTCGGCGCGTCGCCGCACGACCTGCCCGTCCCGGAGGACGCGGCTGACATGGGGATGTAAGCGGGCGCATTCCGTTCCGCCGCCCCGGTCACGCCCAGTAGAAGCGCGGCCCGAGAAACAGGTAGCCGAGCGCCAAGAACAGCAGGCCGAACGAGAAGCCCTCACCGAGCGTCCCCGAGCAGACGATTGCGAGGCCCTGCACCACACCCATGACGAGCGCGTCCTGCGCGTGGAGGTCGGGGTAGGTCACGTCCGAGAGCATCAGCGCGGCCATAACCGCCGAGAGGCCGACGAGCAACATCGGCTCGACGAAGCCGACGAGGACGCCCGCAGACAGAATCGTCGCGGCGAGCGTCGTCGGCACCCCGACCGTCTCGTCGGACCCGCTGTCGTAGGCGGTGTAGAGCGCCAGCCTGACGACCGCGGCCGCGACGAACAGCGCGGCGACGCCGACGCCGGCGACGACTCGGACCCGGTCGAAACCCCACATCTCGCGGACGACGGCGACGACGAGCAGCGCCGGGGCGACGCCGAAGGAGGCCACGTCCGCGAGGGAGTCGAGGTACGGCCCGGCGTCGGTCCCACCGTAGCGTCGGGCGACCACGCCGTCGAGGCCGTCGGCCATCGCGGCGAGCAGGATGACCTTGGCCGCGAGGTGCACGTCGACCGCGGTTAACACCGCGGCGACGAATCCCAGCGCCGCGTTCCCGGCGGTGACCACGTCGGCGGGGCCCAACCGACCGACGAATCGGGGTCTCATACCGATGCGATTGCGTACCTGCCCTTTCCCTCTTACGTTCCGTCCGTCAGCCCGCGGCTCCGCGTCGTTACCGCCCGCCCCGGTCGGAGTCGGCGCGTTTCGCCCCGCTCGGCGGTTCGCCGGGCGAACCATGCGACATTTATCGGTCGCGTCCCGAGAAGCGACCATGCGAGACCACGGGTCTTCGAACGGCGGTCGGACACGGCGTCAGTTCCTCGCGGCGACCGGTGCGGCGGCAACCGCCGGCCTCGCGGGCTGTGCGACCCTGACGGCGTCCGGCGACGACTTCGACATCGGGATGACCGCGGTCGCGTTCGACCCGCCGACGGTGACCGTCGAGGCCGGCGACGAGGTCGTCTGGCGCAACACGAGCTCCCGCGGCCACACCGTCACCGCCTACGAGGGCACCCTCCCCGAGGGAGCCGCGTTCTTCGCCAGCGGCGGCTACGAGACCGAACAGGCCGCCCGCGACGCCTACTCCAACTCGCTCGGCGGGCTCATCGGCAGCGGCGAGACCTACACGTACAGCTTCGACGTGCCCGGCGAGTACGAGTATCTCTGTATCCCCCACGAGCAGGCCGGCATGGTCGGCACCATCGTCGTCGAAGAGTAGCCCCGGCGCGCAGCGTCGGCTCCGGGAGGTAGCACCTGATTGAAGCGCGGCGTGGCTCCCGCTCGAAGCGCGGTCGCATAAAAAGCCGAAGTTCGAAGTCGGGCCGTCGACGAGACAGGCTTACGCTTCGGTCTCTTCGTCGTCGACGTCGACTGCGACGTCGTCTTCGTCGACGCTGACGGCGGCTTCCTCTTCGGCCTCGACCTCTTCGGGACGGGCTTCGAGGGAGAACTTCTTGACCTCGACGCGGCGCAGGGGGTAGATGACCTTCGCGTCGCCGTAGATGGCCGACGAGAGGCGACCCTCGACGACGCTCTCGGTGAGCGCGTCGTAGGTGTGGCCCGTGATGGCCTCGCGGGTGAGTTCCGTCATGATGCGACGAATCTCGTGTTCCTGGCTCCGGTCGGCCTTCTTCGTCGTGAAGGCGACGGGCTGGAGCTGGACGCGGTAGTCGTCCTTGGTGATGGCCGTGACGTTGGCTTCGATTTTGGACGCGCCGCGGCGGACGAGGCTGCGGAGGTAGTCTCGGGTGAGCTCCTGCTGGATGAACTCGGTGTAGGCGGCGTCGCTGCCCACGTCCGTAATCTTGAACGTGAGCTTGACGTTGTTCGCGCCCTGGTCGTCGTTGAGGTCGCCGAGGGTGGACTCGACGGTGCGACCGCTGATTTTCTCGGGTTCGTCCGCGAAGGTCGAACCGAGTTCCTTACGGTCGAAATTCTCGGGAGCGATGACGGTGTACCATCGCTTTCCGCGCTTCTGCTTGGAGACGGATCGTTCACTCATGGTTAGTGTCTGTGTGCGTTCGTGTGGCTTCGATGACGGTCTCGGCGACCGTCACGTTGACGACGTAGTCATCGACCGTGGCGTGCAGGCCGCCGGTCGAATCGCGTTCGATTGTGGTGACGAGTTCGTCCCCCTCGACTCGGCTGTGCATCGACTCCGTGTTGTCCGGTTCGAGCGCGCCGGCGATGATGTCGGCGTCGTCGTGGGTCGTCCGCAGGGTCGCACGCCGGCTCATCGGCGCACCTCCCTGACGGCCGCGACGACATCGCTCGGCTCCGCCGCGGAGTCGAACGTCATCGTCGCCTCCGACGGCGACCCGGTCGCGGACGCGGCCGGCAGGTCGCTCGCGGCCGCGGCGAGGTCCTCGTCGAGTCCGGCGGGGCCGGTCGAGACGAGGGCCGCGGCACCGACGCCGACCGCGAGAACGGTCGGCTCGGGCGAGCGGAAGTCGCGGGCGAGTCTCGCCACCGTGGCGAGTCGCCCCGGCGAGGACAGGTCACAGGAGAGCGCGGAGAGGCTCTCGTAGCGGCCCGTCGTCGCTCCGCGGAGCGCGGCGTGGGTCGCCTGCGCGTGGTCGCGCCACGCGTCGAGCGCGGCGTCGCGAACGTCGTGTCCGAGCGCCAGCGCGACGGCGGTCCCGGGCGACTCCCGGACGGTCGCGTCGAGCACGTCGGCGAAGCCGCCGACGGTTTCGAACGGCCCGTTCGGGGTCGTCTCCGGGCCCAAAACGCGCTCGACGGCGGTCGCCGCGCGAGCGGTCGCCTCGCCGCTCGTCGCGTCGATGGCGACGAGGGAAGCGACGCGCCTACGGGCGTCGGCGTCGAGTTCGGCCGGGAGCGACAGTTCGGCGAGGTCCGCCTGCGCGCGCTCCCTGTCGGCCGAAAACGGCGCGTGGACGAGCGTCGAATGCGCCAGCCCGTCTGCGAGGTCGCCCGTGGGGACGGCCACGCCGGGTCCGGCTTCGACGCCCGCGTCGGCCGCGGCGTCCGCGAGGTCGGTGTCTTCCTTCGGTGTCGTGCCGGCGGCGTGGAGGCCGGCCAGCGCGACCGCCGGGTCGGGGTCGACCCCGAGTTCGCGGACGACCGAAACGGCGTCGTTCGGGTCGAGTTCGAGGTCCGCATCGGCGTCCGACAGCCCGACGACTGCCACAACGTCGTCGTGTGCGACAGTGTCCGGGGCGTCGGTCGCGCGGATGCGGAAGGGGACGTCGAGTGTCCTGAGCGCCCGTCCGACGACACCCGCGGCTGCGACGGCGGCACCGCACCCGTGGACGCGGAGGCGAACGAACGTCGCCTCGCGCAGGGTCGCGGCGGCGTCGGCGGCGGGTGTCTGTTCGGCGGGGCTCACGGACATTCAGTTATTCTTCGAGGAGTTCGACAGCGACGTCGTAGCTGTACGTGAAGTCGTCGTCGAGCTTGTCGCCGCGGTAGTACGAGACGAGGCGGCGAATCTTCGACTCCGTGTTCTGGAGCGCGCGACGGTTGGACTTGTCCTGCTGGTTCTCCTCCATGTGCTCGCGGAGGCGGATGGCGCGCTCCATGAGGTTGCGGAGGTCCTCGGGGAGGTCGCCTGCGGCGTCGTTCTCCTCGAGGATGGTGGTGACCTTCTTGCCCGTGGCGAGCTTGACATCGGGGACGGGAACGCCCTTGACGCCTTCGTCGCGCAGGGACAGGCCGATTTGGCTCGGGTCCTTGCCCTGTTCTGCCAGTTCGACGACGCGGGCTTCGATGTCAGCCGCGTCGACGTCGCTCCACTCCGGTGCTTCGTCTGCCACCGGCTTGTCCGAGCTGGACGAGCCACGGCGGCGGGTGTGCATTCGTGCCATTGTTGCGGGTTGGAACCGCACTGACCGCAGAAACGAGTACCCCGCAGTCGTATCACCGACTACCGGGGCACTACCGCAATCCCAAGCCCAAACTGGGCGAGTCAGATTTGCGGCCGTGCTGGATTCCCATCGGGTTGTCCACGCGCGCCGGGTTAAACCGTTTCGACTCGGCTCCGAATTGACCGCGACTCGGTCCGGTCGGAATCGAAGGGCTTCTAAACGGGCGACGGCTATCGGAGGATGCGGGCTCGTAGATCAGGGGTAGATCACTCCCTTGGCATGGGAGAGGCCCCGGGTTCAAATCCCGGCGAGTCCATTTCTGAACGAAGTGAAGAAATTGACGAGCCGAGCGCTCGCCGTTGCGAGCGCGTGGATTTGAAGCCCTACCAGTCGCGCACAGCGAACGAAGTGAGCGAGCACGTCTGGTTCCGGGTTCAAATCCCGGCGAGTCCACTCACTTCCTTTCGGTCACTTCGTTCCCTTCAGTCGTTCGTGGACTCGCTGATGTCCCACTCGCTTCGCTGGCGGGACTCCCGGCGAGTCCACTAATCTCTCTCTGGACTTCCAACG contains these protein-coding regions:
- a CDS encoding DUF7111 family protein: MTDATAEENGVTARYYVTDAERVLEFDRDGRTAAVAQNIDGYAMLKVRPTAEGDELERYYGFDMALDHAAELLGASPHDLPVPEDAADMGM
- a CDS encoding 30S ribosomal protein S3ae — protein: MSERSVSKQKRGKRWYTVIAPENFDRKELGSTFADEPEKISGRTVESTLGDLNDDQGANNVKLTFKITDVGSDAAYTEFIQQELTRDYLRSLVRRGASKIEANVTAITKDDYRVQLQPVAFTTKKADRSQEHEIRRIMTELTREAITGHTYDALTESVVEGRLSSAIYGDAKVIYPLRRVEVKKFSLEARPEEVEAEEEAAVSVDEDDVAVDVDDEETEA
- a CDS encoding KEOPS complex subunit Pcc1, which codes for MSRRATLRTTHDDADIIAGALEPDNTESMHSRVEGDELVTTIERDSTGGLHATVDDYVVNVTVAETVIEATRTHTDTNHE
- a CDS encoding protein sorting system archaetidylserine synthase (This PssA-like phosphatidyltransferase, along with a PssD-like decarboxylase, is required in Haloarchaea for the archaeosortase ArtA to replace the PGF-CTERM sorting signal with a C-terminal lipid anchor.), which gives rise to MRPRFVGRLGPADVVTAGNAALGFVAAVLTAVDVHLAAKVILLAAMADGLDGVVARRYGGTDAGPYLDSLADVASFGVAPALLVVAVVREMWGFDRVRVVAGVGVAALFVAAAVVRLALYTAYDSGSDETVGVPTTLAATILSAGVLVGFVEPMLLVGLSAVMAALMLSDVTYPDLHAQDALVMGVVQGLAIVCSGTLGEGFSFGLLFLALGYLFLGPRFYWA
- a CDS encoding 30S ribosomal protein S15, translated to MARMHTRRRGSSSSDKPVADEAPEWSDVDAADIEARVVELAEQGKDPSQIGLSLRDEGVKGVPVPDVKLATGKKVTTILEENDAAGDLPEDLRNLMERAIRLREHMEENQQDKSNRRALQNTESKIRRLVSYYRGDKLDDDFTYSYDVAVELLEE
- a CDS encoding cupredoxin domain-containing protein, whose product is MRDHGSSNGGRTRRQFLAATGAAATAGLAGCATLTASGDDFDIGMTAVAFDPPTVTVEAGDEVVWRNTSSRGHTVTAYEGTLPEGAAFFASGGYETEQAARDAYSNSLGGLIGSGETYTYSFDVPGEYEYLCIPHEQAGMVGTIVVEE